From Zavarzinella sp., one genomic window encodes:
- a CDS encoding MoxR family ATPase, protein MALVDHLSLGATGIGKSTLIRQVAVEEQLTLVDIRATLLDPVDLRGLPHLDGSAVSWCPPSFLPQTGRGILFLDELAQAPPLVQSACLQLTLDRRLGEYELPPYWTIIAASNRNEDRAGTHRLISPLLNRFIHLDLEPSLEDWQAWAVTNGIVPEVRAFLNFRPNLLFGFDPSLQSRAFPTPRSWEFVSAAMSQVPRDLLHSVVIGCVGDGPAAEFTSFLRLFQQLPNIDDALQHPETTPIPHDPATLYALVGALVERCRTDHSPLPQFVRYASRLPEEFGMVAIRDALSIQPSLAALPAVQDWIRNAREQGLFLRP, encoded by the coding sequence TTGGCACTCGTCGACCACTTATCTTTGGGGGCCACCGGGATCGGTAAATCCACCCTGATCCGGCAGGTGGCGGTGGAAGAACAACTGACCCTCGTCGATATCCGGGCCACCTTACTGGATCCGGTCGATCTGCGTGGTTTACCCCACCTTGATGGTAGTGCGGTTTCCTGGTGTCCACCCTCTTTTCTGCCGCAAACTGGACGAGGAATCCTGTTTCTGGATGAACTGGCTCAGGCACCACCCCTGGTGCAGTCGGCCTGTCTGCAGCTCACCCTCGATCGTCGGCTGGGAGAATACGAATTGCCTCCATACTGGACGATTATTGCCGCCAGCAACCGCAATGAAGATCGTGCGGGTACCCACCGATTGATCAGCCCACTGCTCAATCGCTTTATTCATCTCGATCTGGAACCCAGCCTGGAAGACTGGCAGGCGTGGGCAGTCACCAACGGCATCGTGCCGGAAGTGCGGGCGTTTCTCAATTTTCGTCCTAATCTGCTGTTCGGTTTTGATCCCAGCCTCCAGAGCCGAGCCTTTCCCACCCCCCGTTCGTGGGAGTTCGTGTCTGCAGCGATGTCCCAGGTACCCAGAGATTTACTCCACTCGGTCGTTATTGGCTGTGTGGGAGATGGCCCCGCAGCGGAGTTCACCTCCTTTCTGCGTTTATTTCAGCAACTACCCAACATTGATGATGCCTTGCAACACCCGGAAACCACACCAATCCCCCACGATCCTGCTACTCTCTATGCCCTGGTGGGAGCCCTCGTCGAACGCTGCCGAACCGACCACTCACCACTACCACAATTTGTCCGTTATGCCAGCCGACTTCCGGAAGAGTTTGGCATGGTGGCGATCCGCGATGCCCTGAGTATCCAGCCCAGCCTGGCTGCCCTGCCTGCGGTTCAGGACTGGATCCGCAATGCCCGCGAACAAGGTCTGTTTCTACGTCCATAA
- a CDS encoding serine/threonine-protein kinase — protein MMSSPFNSITEMANGWKHLPLPLLCEAVRADQDERFARGERPRAEDYFRTLPKLAGSQEDALVIIYGEIMNRAELGDTYLLEEYCERFPHWRKELQDILMLHDGLTGCRFNSTQVTTEKEVREPPVVPGYAPLEFMNQGGMGIVYRSRPLRGGPDVAIKFAHQTATATELLRLLHEAETLQRLSHPNIVPFIESGAINQRFYIISLWADGGTLADRLSQNHPTWHWGTKVMMEILKGVQAAHKQHIVHRDLKPANILLTENDRPMITDFGIARSLLAGGMHTRSGEVLGTFQYMPPEQIRGEHSRIGYSTDIYSLGVILFELITNRNVFQSNARNLLIEQILTTVPGNPAQINPDIPKQLDTVCQKCLQKEPENRYHSVEEMHNELSHALSSLQ, from the coding sequence ATGATGAGCAGTCCGTTTAATTCAATTACCGAAATGGCGAATGGCTGGAAGCACCTTCCACTGCCGTTGCTCTGTGAAGCAGTGCGTGCGGATCAGGATGAACGATTTGCACGTGGTGAACGCCCACGGGCAGAAGATTACTTCCGCACATTGCCAAAACTAGCGGGTTCACAGGAGGATGCTCTGGTAATTATCTATGGCGAGATCATGAATCGTGCTGAATTGGGGGATACATACCTACTGGAAGAATACTGTGAGCGCTTCCCACATTGGCGAAAAGAGTTGCAGGACATTCTGATGTTACACGATGGATTAACAGGCTGCAGATTTAATTCAACGCAGGTAACTACGGAGAAGGAAGTGAGAGAACCGCCAGTGGTCCCTGGTTACGCGCCGTTGGAATTCATGAATCAGGGTGGAATGGGGATTGTTTATCGTAGCAGGCCACTGCGTGGTGGTCCGGATGTAGCGATCAAGTTTGCCCATCAAACAGCAACAGCTACTGAATTGCTCCGGTTGCTGCATGAAGCCGAAACACTTCAGCGTTTATCCCACCCCAACATTGTACCCTTTATCGAATCAGGTGCTATCAATCAGCGGTTCTACATCATATCTCTTTGGGCAGATGGAGGTACACTTGCAGACCGACTGAGCCAGAATCACCCCACTTGGCATTGGGGTACCAAAGTGATGATGGAAATTCTGAAAGGTGTGCAGGCGGCACATAAGCAGCACATCGTCCACCGGGATTTGAAGCCTGCCAATATATTGTTGACTGAAAATGATCGTCCGATGATCACTGATTTTGGTATCGCTCGCTCTTTATTGGCTGGTGGAATGCATACCAGGTCAGGTGAAGTGCTGGGAACTTTTCAGTACATGCCGCCGGAACAGATTCGTGGAGAACATTCCAGGATCGGTTATTCCACTGACATATACAGTCTTGGAGTGATACTGTTTGAGCTGATCACCAATCGCAATGTATTTCAGTCAAATGCGAGAAACCTGTTGATCGAACAGATCCTGACAACAGTGCCCGGAAACCCAGCCCAGATAAACCCGGATATTCCGAAGCAACTGGATACAGTGTGCCAGAAATGCCTTCAAAAAGAGCCAGAAAACCGCTACCATTCTGTAGAGGAAATGCACAATGAATTGTCACACGCACTAAGTAGTTTGCAGTAG
- a CDS encoding ECF-type sigma factor produces MKEDPPFSDFIERIRNGDALAAEQLIKRFEPAIRVIVRSNISSSMRAKFDSVDICQSVMGTFFMRAAMGQYDLDNPQQLIALLARIAQNKVRSAARYFQQERRSQQREVAVDHLGDIFGNHPTPDRIVEEAELLEKLRNALTTEEREIADRRQNRQDWQQIALEMGGTAEGRRKQFARAMNRAAHDLGLEEDDEQSV; encoded by the coding sequence ATGAAAGAAGACCCACCGTTTTCTGATTTCATTGAACGCATCCGAAATGGCGATGCCCTGGCAGCAGAGCAGTTGATTAAGCGATTTGAACCCGCAATCAGAGTAATTGTGCGTTCCAACATCAGTTCTTCGATGCGTGCAAAATTTGATTCGGTGGATATCTGCCAGTCGGTGATGGGCACTTTCTTCATGCGGGCAGCTATGGGGCAATATGACCTGGATAATCCCCAGCAATTAATTGCGTTGCTGGCAAGAATTGCCCAAAACAAGGTGCGGTCGGCCGCACGGTATTTTCAACAGGAACGCCGGTCACAGCAGCGGGAAGTTGCGGTTGATCATTTGGGTGATATTTTTGGGAATCACCCCACCCCAGATCGGATTGTGGAAGAGGCAGAATTGCTTGAAAAATTGAGAAATGCCCTCACAACGGAAGAGCGGGAGATTGCCGATCGACGGCAGAACAGGCAGGATTGGCAACAGATTGCACTGGAAATGGGAGGCACGGCGGAAGGCCGCAGAAAACAGTTCGCCCGCGCGATGAATCGTGCTGCACATGACCTTGGGTTAGAGGAAGATGATGAGCAGTCCGTTTAA
- a CDS encoding caspase family protein, which produces MTRLFLILLIVAMTNVTLFAAPQKFALLIGINKYRHREMNQPKPLQYAEADVTELDAMLKASGYETVLLTGDSATKEAIEKQIKLIQTKGNSDGVVLVALAGHGVQHEKAEDAW; this is translated from the coding sequence ATGACCCGACTGTTCTTGATTCTGCTGATCGTGGCGATGACCAACGTCACCCTGTTCGCAGCCCCACAGAAGTTTGCGTTACTGATTGGTATAAACAAATATCGGCACCGCGAGATGAACCAACCCAAGCCCCTGCAGTATGCCGAAGCGGATGTGACGGAACTGGATGCAATGTTAAAGGCATCTGGTTATGAAACGGTGCTGTTAACAGGGGACAGCGCCACCAAAGAGGCGATTGAAAAGCAGATCAAGTTGATCCAGACGAAAGGCAACAGCGATGGCGTGGTGCTGGTGGCACTGGCAGGCCATGGGGTGCAGCACGAGAAGGCGGAAGATGCCTGGTAG
- a CDS encoding C39 family peptidase, which translates to MSGQNEVLRFQDLSRSTYPAIRIQGVENIYGHAGNDLIDLSYDPEQSPASLGVSAGMYVDGGAGNDVVIGHQTTQMSLNGGANDDYIFTNNITSAAYGWDGFDEVEILAGQRPNLSGFEKTVIKVDTDDHQEASWSCGPNSVARFMRAYGIQLTYAQAKRFTEYDGNIISYLELGTPPSQLIDTMQHWKPDSRMEKESTTDRLKELVLQGKPAIILVSMGKIDTAGNFAGGNVGELHYVVVNGYDARRDTFLISNTNGEQYWWKRRDLEYKWNWSNDFSGWIGGPSEGALRIEGFRDRTLFY; encoded by the coding sequence ATGTCTGGACAGAATGAAGTACTTCGATTTCAGGATCTGTCCCGCAGTACCTATCCAGCGATCCGGATCCAGGGTGTCGAAAACATCTATGGTCACGCGGGAAATGATCTGATTGATCTGAGTTACGATCCCGAACAAAGCCCTGCATCGCTGGGTGTTTCGGCTGGGATGTATGTTGATGGAGGGGCAGGCAACGATGTCGTCATTGGCCACCAGACTACCCAGATGAGCCTGAATGGCGGTGCAAACGATGATTACATTTTCACCAACAACATTACCTCTGCCGCTTATGGCTGGGATGGTTTTGATGAAGTCGAAATCCTTGCGGGTCAACGTCCCAACCTCTCTGGATTCGAAAAAACGGTGATCAAGGTAGATACTGATGATCATCAAGAAGCTTCGTGGAGTTGTGGACCGAATTCCGTTGCCAGATTTATGCGGGCTTATGGTATTCAACTGACATACGCACAGGCGAAACGGTTTACCGAGTATGATGGGAACATTATCTCCTACCTGGAACTGGGTACCCCACCCAGTCAACTGATCGATACGATGCAACACTGGAAACCAGATTCCAGGATGGAAAAAGAAAGCACTACCGATCGATTGAAGGAACTTGTGCTGCAGGGAAAACCTGCAATTATCCTCGTTTCGATGGGGAAAATTGATACCGCGGGCAATTTTGCTGGTGGAAATGTGGGTGAACTGCATTATGTAGTGGTGAACGGTTACGATGCTAGACGCGATACATTCCTCATCTCGAATACCAATGGTGAACAATATTGGTGGAAGAGACGAGATCTTGAGTACAAATGGAACTGGTCTAATGATTTCTCCGGCTGGATTGGAGGGCCATCGGAAGGGGCGTTGCGGATCGAGGGTTTCCGGGATCGAACGTTGTTCTACTAA
- a CDS encoding DUF6744 family protein, which produces MIENHLDIGGGVVFWMLTDDTRRERLQDGLARLGLEKFLPEARPDTSILRDALDEQLGGSRVLIRPLAHKDGFAVVREDRGEEQNEYRTELVARMVGGALDLQPWDDRAAAIQESMHAHACRIPAVQVSQMLVKMVEHLGGTRLRPSGAVYWIPGNRLDEWMKIVQAVEQASDRPAAVYLLRHQLDTEAVRAVRDAVINEIEANTSRISADVLSGDLGTRALETRQQQIESLREKVLLYEDILNIGLTQLHQAIDKADQVTVTASLMLSSRQSLAAHGMVG; this is translated from the coding sequence ATGATTGAGAATCACCTCGATATCGGTGGTGGGGTTGTTTTCTGGATGCTGACCGATGACACCCGCCGGGAACGTTTACAGGATGGCTTAGCCAGATTAGGTCTGGAGAAGTTTTTGCCGGAAGCACGCCCCGATACCTCGATTTTACGCGATGCCCTTGATGAACAACTGGGTGGCTCGCGGGTGCTGATCCGACCCCTGGCCCACAAAGATGGCTTTGCAGTGGTGCGGGAAGACCGTGGGGAAGAGCAGAACGAATACCGCACGGAACTGGTCGCCCGTATGGTGGGTGGTGCACTGGATCTGCAGCCGTGGGATGACCGTGCAGCAGCCATTCAGGAATCGATGCATGCCCATGCCTGCCGGATCCCAGCAGTGCAGGTTTCTCAGATGCTGGTCAAAATGGTGGAGCATCTGGGTGGCACCCGCCTGCGACCCAGTGGTGCGGTCTACTGGATCCCCGGCAACCGACTCGATGAATGGATGAAAATCGTTCAGGCGGTGGAGCAGGCCAGTGATCGACCGGCAGCAGTCTATCTGTTACGGCACCAGCTGGATACTGAGGCAGTGCGGGCGGTGCGGGATGCGGTTATCAACGAAATCGAAGCGAACACCAGCCGGATTTCTGCCGATGTGCTCTCGGGTGATCTGGGAACCCGGGCGTTGGAAACCCGCCAGCAGCAGATCGAATCACTGCGGGAAAAAGTACTGCTGTATGAAGACATTCTGAACATCGGTCTGACTCAGTTACATCAGGCGATCGATAAAGCGGATCAGGTGACGGTGACTGCCAGCCTGATGCTCAGTTCCCGCCAGAGCCTGGCTGCCCACGGGATGGTGGGATGA
- a CDS encoding IS630 family transposase, with amino-acid sequence MDDQEVVQLDRLSIPAVCISEYRAADPAISGIELEEMQETVRQGDPEKRAEYLKQFADMYQQMCRGDIVIIYIDESHFHRDMDLGYTWWQGESAWRVSDCPPLSDRINWYGAYNFSAGACLIWNEGKCNKENTAEFLHRVNDWVERQGRRVVVIWDGAPWHKAKFVRTKASELDIEIVVLPSYSPDFNPIEGLWKWMREEVTQHCCFATLRDLFDACKGFIDTLNETPDEIIKRLWPRFEVDPQAEKLRFSI; translated from the coding sequence ATGGACGATCAGGAAGTTGTGCAACTGGATCGGTTGTCAATTCCAGCGGTATGTATCTCGGAATACCGTGCGGCGGATCCTGCAATTAGCGGGATTGAGCTGGAAGAAATGCAAGAAACTGTTCGGCAAGGGGACCCTGAAAAGCGGGCCGAATACCTGAAACAGTTCGCGGATATGTACCAGCAAATGTGTCGCGGCGATATCGTGATCATTTATATTGATGAATCCCATTTTCATCGTGATATGGACTTGGGCTATACTTGGTGGCAGGGAGAATCGGCTTGGCGAGTGAGTGATTGCCCTCCGCTGTCCGATCGCATCAACTGGTATGGTGCTTACAATTTCAGTGCTGGTGCATGTTTGATCTGGAACGAAGGCAAATGCAACAAGGAAAACACGGCTGAATTTTTGCACCGAGTGAACGATTGGGTAGAAAGACAAGGTCGACGTGTTGTGGTAATTTGGGATGGAGCACCTTGGCACAAGGCGAAGTTCGTTCGAACCAAAGCCAGCGAGTTGGACATCGAAATAGTAGTTTTGCCCAGTTATAGTCCCGATTTCAATCCCATTGAAGGGTTATGGAAATGGATGCGTGAAGAGGTCACGCAACATTGTTGTTTTGCAACCTTGCGTGACTTGTTCGACGCTTGCAAAGGATTCATCGATACATTGAATGAAACTCCGGATGAAATAATTAAAAGACTGTGGCCAAGATTTGAAGTCGATCCTCAAGCGGAAAAACTCCGATTTTCAATCTGA
- a CDS encoding calcium-binding protein, translated as MLTTLEAREVPATLAVLGDDGILRMSADSAGATIAVTSELVYNGSPYSKPTYTIQVSSTDQDGRRVQSFLGHQVKSLYFHGSERTDTFTNRTTLASRVFGFGGDDRLYGGSGADHIDGGDGADIIDGGKGDDTLIGGNSRDHITGGDDKDTIYGDSTNLEDTFGGNDTLIGGEGIDSIFGGGGHDTIYGQGGNDWLSGNTGDDMIFGGNGNDSLLGGSGKDVLNGEADNDTLYYSEDAVWGYN; from the coding sequence GTGTTGACCACACTGGAAGCAAGGGAAGTTCCCGCCACCCTCGCGGTGCTGGGCGATGATGGAATTCTGCGAATGTCTGCAGACAGTGCGGGTGCAACGATTGCTGTGACCAGCGAGCTGGTTTATAACGGAAGTCCTTATTCGAAGCCAACTTACACGATTCAGGTCTCCAGCACTGATCAGGATGGCAGGCGGGTACAGTCTTTTCTCGGGCACCAGGTGAAGTCGTTGTACTTTCACGGTTCTGAGAGAACGGATACATTCACAAACCGCACCACGCTGGCATCGCGGGTGTTTGGATTTGGGGGCGACGACCGCCTTTACGGTGGCAGTGGGGCAGACCACATCGATGGTGGGGATGGCGCGGACATTATTGATGGCGGCAAAGGTGATGATACCTTGATTGGCGGGAACAGCCGCGATCACATTACCGGTGGGGACGATAAGGACACGATCTATGGTGATAGCACGAATCTGGAAGATACGTTCGGCGGTAACGACACACTCATTGGTGGGGAAGGAATTGACAGCATTTTTGGTGGTGGAGGACACGATACCATCTACGGGCAGGGTGGAAACGACTGGCTCAGTGGCAATACAGGCGATGACATGATTTTTGGTGGTAATGGCAACGATTCCCTCCTTGGTGGCTCCGGTAAAGACGTACTGAATGGGGAAGCGGACAACGACACCCTGTATTATTCCGAAGATGCAGTGTGGGGTTACAACTAG